The following is a genomic window from Bubalus bubalis isolate 160015118507 breed Murrah chromosome 19, NDDB_SH_1, whole genome shotgun sequence.
AAATGTTATATGGCTCCTGCAATGGTTTTCTTTATCCAGTTGAGGTGTTTTTTGGTAAGGAGGATGTAGATGCCAGGCTTCTGGGGGTTACCACACTTGCCAAAGGAAGTGACACCTCTGAAAACATTATCACATATCAGAGGACTTCCAGAATCCCCCTGAAACAGAAAGTTACATGATTTAGACAGGAATGCTTTCCAAGGATATTTAATCACCCTTTTAgtcaattcatttattcactcattcactcacacattttctctctttccttaaaGGCTAACTTATATCTCTCTTATTAATTGTCTGCCCTCAGCATCAATTACACagatctgttaatattttccaATCATTTCCCTTTTTGCAAAAGACAATTCTGGAGATgtgcaaaatttattttcatcGGTAAAACAAAGACAGAGTAGCAAAGGAAGCCTTTAACAGTGAAAATAACTGTCTCCCTCAGTCGCCCTATATCCCCTTTTCTTGGTCAGTAGATGTTAGGGGAAGAGACTGGATGTTGGGACTGCCTGAGGCATGAGATGGGATTTGAATTATATCCTGTTTTAAAGAAGGACACAGGGTAAGCCATCTCAGACCAAGGAGTACTTGTGAGAGTTCAAATTTTAGGGCTCTTTTCCAGGGTTCATCAGGTCTCATTTCATATTCTCTCTGACCCTGCAAACCACTTCCGGAACATGAGTTCTAAATAAGGCCGAACCCTACTTAAGCCCATTTTTGGCACATGGAGAGGCAGAACAACGCAAGAGTTGGGAgtcaggtggcctgggttcaagtccaggTCCACCCTACTAACTGCCGTTATCTAACTTGggaagttaagtaactttctATGTCTTaatttccccacctgtaaaatttgttgtttagtcgctaagttgtgtctgacattttttcgatcccatagactgtagcttgtcaggctcctctgtccatgggatttcccaggcaaagatagTGGAAtgagttgccttgccctcctccagggaatcttcctgacccaaggcaggaggattctttaccactttgccaccagggaagccccatctatatAATAGGATTGATAATAATAGTGTCTATCCCATGGGGTTATTTGGGGATCAACTGGCATAGAGTATACAACTTAGTATAGTTCTTGGCATCTGATAAATGCCAGCTGTCATGATCAGCGGGACAGAATCCATGTGCTGTGCTACGCTCAGTTGCttaattgtgtctaactctttgcaaccccatggactgtagcctgccaggctcctctgtccatggggattctccaggcaagaatactggagtgggttgtcatgccctccctcaggggatcttcctaatctagggatcaaacccaggtctcctgcattgcaggcggattctttaccatctgagccagcagggaagctcacAGCACCATAAGTGGTGGTTAAATACGATCCTGATCATTGGTAATGAGAGGAGTTTCCCTGGATGGTAGGTTTCACTAACAACAGTCCACCTTGTTCTTCGTAGGCATGCTATTTAACCTGATTTCCCATTGCccaaaatggttaaaattttaatctaCTTACTTCACATGAATCATCTTCACCTTTTCTACCACCAGCACAGATCATACTGAGATCAATAACTGGATTAAAATTATAGTGCTGGGCATCATTGCATATTTTCCTATCTATCACTGTAACGTTGGCTTCTCTCAAGGCATTAGACATTTGACATGCGTCTTTTTTGGTGCTTCCCCATCCTGCCACATGACACTTGGTGTGGGGTTTGACATCATCTTCTGTTCTTGGTAGCTGAAGTATTCCTACAGCTTTGGTCATAATTGCTTTACCTTCCAGCTAGAAAAGAGACAGAAGATGCAGTTTAA
Proteins encoded in this region:
- the LOC102410582 gene encoding granzyme A, with the translated sequence MNIPFPFSFPPAICLLLIPGVFPVSCEGIIGGNEVAPHARRYMALIKGLKLCAGALIKENWVLTAAHCDLKGNPQVILGAHSTSHKEKLDQVFSIKKAIPYPCFDPQTFEGDLQLLQLEGKAIMTKAVGILQLPRTEDDVKPHTKCHVAGWGSTKKDACQMSNALREANVTVIDRKICNDAQHYNFNPVIDLSMICAGGRKGEDDSCEGDSGSPLICDNVFRGVTSFGKCGNPQKPGIYILLTKKHLNWIKKTIAGAI